The following coding sequences lie in one Apium graveolens cultivar Ventura chromosome 3, ASM990537v1, whole genome shotgun sequence genomic window:
- the LOC141710680 gene encoding transcription factor BEE 3-like isoform X2, whose amino-acid sequence MAEYTSDMQSFKAQLSLLEFDPNIELIMNQFTHSTPSAINTSNSNINNLMVFPNFNFTSQIPQFQSNLEDNFRGFSRNDNKNVAPEFAPVQENNSCNSKKRVARHEVEGCSSNSSPQASGSGNKGKNSSGALKRSRSSEKEGEKPSDVVHVRARRGQATDSHSLAERVRRGKINEKIKCLQDIVPGCHKTMGMAVMLDEIINYVQSLQNQVDFLSMKLTAASTFQDFNSHADAFEQLQRAMAYEAQKMQRVVKRGNEEVGSTEFGPLDHSFGSYPTLPYN is encoded by the exons ATGGCTGAATACACATCAGACATGCAAAGCTTCAAAGCACAACTTTCTTTGTTAGAGTTTGATCCAAACATAGAACTCATCATGAATCAGTTTACACACTCAACCCCAAGTGCCATAAATACTTCAAACTCAAATATCAATAACCTCATGGTGTTTCCTAACTTCAATTTCACTTCTCAAATTCCGCAATTCCAGAGTAACTTGGAAGACAATTTTCGAGGATTTTCTCGTAATGATAACAAGAATGTCGCTCCAGAATTCGCGCCTGTGCAGGAAAATAATTCCTGCAACTCGAAGAAGAGAGTAGCACGACATGAAGTTGAAGGCTGTTCTAGTAATTCATCTCCTCAAGCTTCTGGTAGTGGGAACAAGGGAAAAAAT AGTTCTGGGGCATTGAAAAGATCAAGAAGTAGTGAAAAGGAAGGAGAGAAACCAAGTGATGTGGTACATGTGAGAGCTAGAAGGGGCCAAGCCACTGATAGTCACAGTTTAGCAGAAAGG GTTCGAAGAGGGAAAATTAATGAGAAAATAAAATGCTTGCAAGATATTGTACCTGGTTGCCACAAG ACAATGGGCATGGCAGTGATGTTGGATGAGATTATAAATTATGTACAGTCTTTGCAGAATCAAGTGGAC TTCCTTTCTATGAAGCTTACTGCAGCAAGCACATTTCAAGATTTTAACTCACATGCAGATGCATTTGAACAACTACAG AGGGCAATGGCATATGAAGCACAAAAGATGCAAAGAGTTGTAAAAAGAGGAAATGAGGAAGTTGGTTCCACTGAGTTTGGTCCCCTTGACCATAGTTTTGGCTCTTATCCTACATTGCCATACAATTGA
- the LOC141710680 gene encoding transcription factor BEE 3-like isoform X1 has product MAEYTSDMQSFKAQLSLLEFDPNIELIMNQFTHSTPSAINTSNSNINNLMVFPNFNFTSQIPQFQSNLEDNFRGFSRNDNKNVAPEFAPVQENNSCNSKKRVARHEVEGCSSNSSPQASGSGNKGKNSSGALKRSRSSEKEGEKPSDVVHVRARRGQATDSHSLAERVRRGKINEKIKCLQDIVPGCHKTMGMAVMLDEIINYVQSLQNQVDFLSMKLTAASTFQDFNSHADAFEQLQNVQRAMAYEAQKMQRVVKRGNEEVGSTEFGPLDHSFGSYPTLPYN; this is encoded by the exons ATGGCTGAATACACATCAGACATGCAAAGCTTCAAAGCACAACTTTCTTTGTTAGAGTTTGATCCAAACATAGAACTCATCATGAATCAGTTTACACACTCAACCCCAAGTGCCATAAATACTTCAAACTCAAATATCAATAACCTCATGGTGTTTCCTAACTTCAATTTCACTTCTCAAATTCCGCAATTCCAGAGTAACTTGGAAGACAATTTTCGAGGATTTTCTCGTAATGATAACAAGAATGTCGCTCCAGAATTCGCGCCTGTGCAGGAAAATAATTCCTGCAACTCGAAGAAGAGAGTAGCACGACATGAAGTTGAAGGCTGTTCTAGTAATTCATCTCCTCAAGCTTCTGGTAGTGGGAACAAGGGAAAAAAT AGTTCTGGGGCATTGAAAAGATCAAGAAGTAGTGAAAAGGAAGGAGAGAAACCAAGTGATGTGGTACATGTGAGAGCTAGAAGGGGCCAAGCCACTGATAGTCACAGTTTAGCAGAAAGG GTTCGAAGAGGGAAAATTAATGAGAAAATAAAATGCTTGCAAGATATTGTACCTGGTTGCCACAAG ACAATGGGCATGGCAGTGATGTTGGATGAGATTATAAATTATGTACAGTCTTTGCAGAATCAAGTGGAC TTCCTTTCTATGAAGCTTACTGCAGCAAGCACATTTCAAGATTTTAACTCACATGCAGATGCATTTGAACAACTACAG AATGTGCAGAGGGCAATGGCATATGAAGCACAAAAGATGCAAAGAGTTGTAAAAAGAGGAAATGAGGAAGTTGGTTCCACTGAGTTTGGTCCCCTTGACCATAGTTTTGGCTCTTATCCTACATTGCCATACAATTGA